The segment TGTTCCATTCCAAAGAAAACTTGTAGTTGTGTACTGCCCAACTTAAATGTACTGCCCAAGTTATATGTCATTCAAGTTTCTTACTAGTCAAAATTGTTTTGACTGTAAACTAATCTGAAAAAATGACCTACTTCATGGACTCCACTCATTTTAGTTGATTAAAACTGTTTTGCCAGAAAATTTCTCTAGAATATAAAACACTAATCACTCGAAATCTCTGAAAGAAATAGAAAAATACCGCAGATTCTACTGATCTGGTTCGCACAGTAATGATTTTCTTCTCCACCATCATAGCAGGAAAATTGAAAGCCTCCTTGATTACGCGAGCCTTTTTATTTTGTGAATCCCCACCTACATATGAATTCTTTTCACCATTTGGGCTGTGCTCCAACTCATAGTTTATGTTCCTCTTCTTAGAGGGCAGAGGACGCTGCAAATCATTTACTTTGGAAGCTAACTTGGAATTCTTCTCTCCCGAGCTCTCAGAGTCAACGCTAAGATCAATAACCTGCTCACTACACCCTTTGTTAATAGAATCTTTTTCTGGTGTGTTTATGTCTAATTTCAGAGTCTTTCCCATGGACTCTAAAGACAATCTCAACTCCTCTTCCTGCAAAAAAGGGAAACATAAACAAAAGTGATTagaatattaaaaaagaaaaaaaaaaaaaatttcagttgaaatgtgttttattttttttatttagtaTTTCTTATGAAAGATCATAGAATAAAATCTGAAATGTTGATAAGAAAACTCTTATACAATCGAAATGAGAAACAGCAGATCATCAGCATTTTTCCCACCAAAACAGTACCTTGCGCTTCCTGAGTTGAGTTTCCAAGACACAGCAATTTCTGTACAAAAACTGGATCATGTAATTGAGCTTCTGGTTTTCCTCGATCATAGATTTCAATCGACCAACAAGCTGCAGGGAAAGTTCATTTCTAAGACAAATTACATGCATTAAGAAAAACCAAACAAGGAATGCTTCACATTAATAGAACTGGCAAGTACCTCTTTTTTCTTATACTTC is part of the Cryptomeria japonica chromosome 10, Sugi_1.0, whole genome shotgun sequence genome and harbors:
- the LOC131072538 gene encoding WRKY transcription factor 42, producing the protein MEKVNGTGSSYDGSRDEMKYKKKELVGRLKSMIEENQKLNYMIQFLYRNCCVLETQLRKRKEEELRLSLESMGKTLKLDINTPEKDSINKGCSEQVIDLSVDSESSGEKNSKLASKVNDLQRPLPSKKRNINYELEHSPNGEKNSYVGGDSQNKKARVIKEAFNFPAMMVEKKIITVRTRSVESAVSDGYRWRKYGQKMTRDSSWPKAYYKCAVPSCPVKKQVQKCANNPSMFNTTYEGEHSHFISRASNPLPFPASIATISSTGSCPMITLDFTGTSNPNPNMTLAPRLQPPTLLQHPNSLYNRNMVSRT